Proteins encoded by one window of Microplitis mediator isolate UGA2020A chromosome 1, iyMicMedi2.1, whole genome shotgun sequence:
- the LOC130663342 gene encoding odorant receptor 2a-like — MEILTTNFFVLSLVGLWKPRGWSGIKAILYHFYSAIVIFANISFLISGIMDLEFTNIDIAAFIDNISLLLSLVTIRQKTACAIGNRGDIKEIIDSLGRSPFKPQDEEEVNIVKRFDDLTGYILKYYPVLFTVAITWYSMGHMFIMDPPYVLPYRGWFPYNYTTTSIYWLTAVYQLYAICSAASINLAFDPLLPCIICHMCAQVHILRYRFGVMLKKLEVISDNEPRSVIASAERKLMGEWVDYHISILNLIKYVNSTYSKVIFVQYTASSLILCTVAYVLSHMDALSMNFAGNFFYFIAMNFQIFFQCFCANQVTLEFLDITTALYDTNWFNLSNNVRRSMTIILCESFRPVLFTSSFFIVLSLESFTKVIKCAYTVYNVLQ; from the exons ATGGAAATACTgacaactaatttttttgtcttaagTTTGGTGGGTCTTTGGAAACCGCGCGGCTGGAGCGGAATCAAAGCAATCCTTTATCATTTTTACTCAGCAATTGTAATATTTGCAAATATTTCATTCTTGATATCTGGAATAATGGATCTTgaatttacaaatattgatattgctgcatttattgataatatttcgTTACTGTTGAGTCTGGTGACGATAAGGCAGAAAACAGCATGCGCTATTGGAAATCGCGGGGACattaaagaaataattgaCTCGTTAGGACGGAGTCCTTTCAAGCCACAGGACGAGGAGGAAGTGAACATCGTCAAGCGGTTTGACGACCTTACTGG ATATATTCTCAAGTACTACCCAGTACTATTCACTGTCGCAATAACCTGGTACTCAATGGGGCACATGTTTATAATGGATCCCCCTTATGTTTTGCCATATAGAGGGTGGTTTCCTTATAACTACACAACAACAAGCATCTACTGGCTGACAGCAGTCTATCAACTTTACGCAATTTGCAGTGCGGCATCCATTAATCTAGCCTTCGACCCCTTACTCCCTTGTATTATTTGTCACATGTGCGCTCAGGTTCATATTTTAAGGTACAGATTTGGGGtcatgttgaaaaaattagaagTCATTTCTGACAATGAGCCGCGGTCTGTTATTGCGTCTGCTGAACGTAAATTGATGGGAGAGTGGGTTGACTACCACATTAGTATTTTaaa tctAATTAAATACGTGAATTCAACGTATTCAAAGGTAATATTTGTACAGTACACAGCAAGTTCATTGATTTTATGTACGGTCGCATATGTGCTGTCACATATGGATGCGCTCTCTATGAATTTCgcgggtaattttttttatttcatcgcGATGaatttccaaatattttttcagtgtTTTTGCGCTAATCAAGTAACACTTGAG TTCTTGGACATCACCACCGCTCTCTACGATACAAATTGGTTCAATTTGAGCAACAATGTTCGCAGATCAAtgactattattttatgtgaatcTTTTCGCCCAGTTCTATTTACGAGCAGTTTCTTTATTGTTTTATCTCTCGAATCATTTACTAAG GTTATAAAATGTGCATACACTGTTTACAACGTTCTGCAATAA
- the LOC130663389 gene encoding magnesium-dependent phosphatase 1-like — protein MALMTFALKCIISEISAKNVFSRRHLELHWKLSAFCDFILTYKEGYEITIASRTAAEYTANQLLELLEWDKNIKYKQIYAECKLTHFVRIEIQSGVIAKDMILFDAVPLNIRELKALGVLSILVINGLNKDLIKYGLEKFSSPPDDDDDYYYEDDDHEEFC, from the exons aTGGCCTTGATGACTTTTGCCCTAAAGTGCATAATTTCTGAAATATCGGCCAAAAACGTTTTTTCAAGACGGCACCTGGAGCTCCACTGGAAACTGTCAGCATTTTGTGATTTTATACTCA CCTACAAAGAAGGCTACGAAATTACCATCGCCTCGCGTACTGCCGCAGAATATACAGCAAATCAATTACTTGAATTATTAGAAtgggataaaaatattaagtataaGCAAATATATGCTGAATGCAAACTTACGCACTTTGTgag GATCGAAATACAATCGGGAGTTATTGCTAAAGACATGATTTTGTTTGATGCTGTACCTCTCAATATACGTGAACTAAAGGCACTAGGTGTGCTGTcaattttagttataaatgGCCTGAACAAAGATCTTATCAAGTATGgcctagaaaaattttcatctcctcctgatgatgatgatgattattattatgaagATGATGATCATGAAGAATtttgttga
- the LOC130663371 gene encoding uncharacterized protein LOC130663371, which yields MLMRRDHVNYLQWSACVSLISAILGTISLSTEGWVTASAKVDGSIEDVQESTINYGLFTGILIRRILASPKSYNIYLTCIFDANICIWSCQQFLGLRKQEAIFLLKGDKPPFSCPISTSTRSSNSFTSNSTQTEFLSASLAATSIFFVILTIIILYFSFILILINCFMSPAITFFNITGIYLLAILEFVINLLALIFYGSYYNNWIKNNIGILDTLVGDYKSEASLGYSYWIFFVMCLLHPVVAVFLKLRNNVLIDKRKETVIVVAKVNDPTTVLY from the exons atgttaATGAGACGTGATCATGTTAATTATTTGCAATGGAGTGCATGTGTATCATTAATTTCCGCGATTTTGGGAACAATTTCACTGTCAACTGAAGGTTGGGTCACTGCGTCAGCAAAAGTCGATGGGAGTATCGAAGATGTCCAAGAATCTACAATCAATTACGGATTGTTTACTGGGATATTAATAAGGAGAATATTGGCCAGCCCTAAATCTTATAACATTTATT taacttGTATTTTCGACGCCAACATCTGCATCTGGAGCTGCCAGCAGTTTCTTGGGCTCCGTAAACAGGAGGCCATTTTCTTGCTCAAAGGAGATAAACCGCCATTTTCTTGTCCCATATCCACATCCACAAGATCCAGCAATAGTTTTACCtcgaata gTACACAAACTGAATTTTTAAGCGCATCCTTAGCAGCcacttcaatattttttgtcatactaacaattattattttatatttttcattcatattgatattaattaattgttttatgagCCCagcaattacattttttaatattacg ggaatttatttactggcaatattagaatttgtaataaatttacttgctttaattttttacggaAGTTATTACAACaattggataaaaaataatatcggaATATTGGATACTCTGGTGGGTGATTATAAATCTGAAGCGAGCCTAGGTTACTCTTACTG gattttttttgtgatgtGTCTACTACATCCAGTGGTGGCTGTATTTCtaaaattaaggaacaatGTTTTGATAGATAAACGCAAAGAGACAGTAATTGTTGTGGCCAAAGTGAACGATCCGACTACTGTattgtattaa
- the LOC130663381 gene encoding uncharacterized protein LOC130663381, producing the protein MTSMFRRGTIFATFFLSLIGGGLVCAALVTQHWVEARAWRTPNPQESAGKIHFGLLNGKKELNVAYGWRTYHIAVAQMIKSDQNVMDWSLWISTLITTSLALIAAALSALIAVLNTATTPRIKLLSVPGVYIINTLTLIFCVTSVSTWLAQFYIKLYNNVLPKEDTDNMWTSEGSAELGYSFWMVVSAGVVHLISIALVGWGSGRVKDDRIEHIPALEEKTAAAIMLY; encoded by the exons ATGACGTCTATGTTTAGAAGAGGAACCATCTTTgcgacattttttttgtctttgattggTGGTGGGCTCGTTTGCGCGGCCCTCGTCACCCAGCATTGGGTTGAAGCTCGAGCTTGGAGGACTCCGAACCCACAAGAGAGCGCGGGAAAAATTCACTTCGGGCTTTTGAATGGAAAGAAAGAGTTAAATGTCGCCTATGGGTGGCGCACGTATCACATTGCAG ttGCTCAAATGATTAAATCAGATCAAAATGTAATGGACTGGAGTTTATGGATATCAACTCTAATCACAACCTCACTAGCGTTAATTGCTGCGGCATTATCGGCGCTAATTGCTGTTCTAAATACAGCAACAACACCcagaattaaattattatcagtaccTGGTGTCTATATAATCAATACTCTAACAT taATTTTCTGTGTAACGAGTGTCAGTACGTGGCTAGCACAATTTTACATTAAGTTATACAACAATGTGTTACCAAAAGAGGATACTGATAACATGTGGACGAGTGAAGGTTCCGCGGAGCTTGGATATTCATTTtg GATGGTAGTGAGTGCCGGGGTTGTTCACCTTATCAGTATCGCTCTGGTTGGCTGGGGATCAGGAAGAGTTAAAGATGACCGCATCGAGCACATACCAGCTCTCGAAGAAAAAACAGCTGCTGCCATAAtgctttattaa
- the LOC130678319 gene encoding nuclear pore complex protein DDB_G0274915-like: protein MVVCKYYQQGTCRYGQSCRFDHTNNFGRQGNEKYGESKSVVLGVAEEVLTAERGGQWPLSCFGPFKEQPSIPGFEDVSPEEVRWEMYQAQKNNTVEQTKQQFQQLCQDAISRRNVLKNPTRETAAMLEKLQKGTTDSNNSFLRSTLFTPPANSSSSIFGASQSNPFTTRNFTPTTNSLFASSTATSTSSIFGTKPFGMTKPSLFGGANTQQAPFAAQSGQNIFGAAPAGTNTAPSIFGAANTANTANANTFGNTFTSTAPTNLFTSSSATPAPGIFSNTLNTSSTLASNTLFGQTKNTAAFGGAPVFGSTSTFGNTGLFNKPNTGVFSTNTGANTFGTNTGGNTANSTFGGNTGANTFGTNTGSNTFGTNTAPNAFGANTGSNTFANNTGSNTFAPNTGANTFGNGQNTFFSSSGNSPPTTNFSTPFSQPFNTGSNTFGINTSAGGEGAGGNTTTTTANTGAISSNPFAPTGQTFANNPFGTGTVAGTGTGTGPFGTSANIDTSCYTPMDELTEEEKNIYSADKFLFKKVPLRPPSIEIR, encoded by the exons atggttgtatgtaaatattatcaacaaGGGACTTGTAGATACGGACAAAGTTGTCGATTTGATCATACAAACAAttttg gaCGTCAAGGAAACGAAAAATATGGTGAAAGTAAGAGTGTTGT acTAGGAGTAGCTGAAGAAGTGTTAACTGCCGAACGAGGTGGACAATGGCCGCTGTCGTGTTTCGGGCCATTCAAAGAGCAACCATCCATCCCAGGGTTCGAAGACGTGTCACCAGAAGAAGTACGCTGGGAAATGTATCAAGCCCAAAAAAACAACACCGTCGAGCAAACAAAGCAGCAGTTCCAACAGTTGTGCCAAGACGCCATTTCCAGGCGCAACGTTCTCAAAAACCCGACTCGCGAAACCGCGGCCATGCTTGAGAAGCTTCAAAAAGGAACGACTGACTCCAACAACAGTTTTTTACGCAGCACTCTTTTTACTCCGCCCGCCAATTCCTCTTCCAGCATCTTCGGCGCTTCCCAATCAAATCCATTTACCACTCGGAATTTTACTCCCACCACAAATTCACTCTTCGCTTCTTCTACCGCGACATCAACGTCATCTATTTTTGGCACAAAACCTTTCGGGATGACCAAGCCCTCGCTTTTTGGCGGCGCTAATACACAGCAGGCGCCATTTGCTGCTCAGTCTGGACAAAATATATTCGGAGCAGCCCCCGCGGGCACCAATACAGCTCCCAGTATTTTTGGTGCAGCAAATACAGCAAATACAGCTAACGCTAATACATTTGGCAATACATTTACGTCAACTGCACCGACAAATTTATTCACAAGCAGCAGCGCCACTCCAGCTCCaggaatattttcaaatacattAAATACAAGCAGCACATTGGCCAGCAATACATTATTTGGACAGACAAAAAATACAGCAGCATTTGGTGGCGCTCCTGTATTTGGCAGTACCTCGACATTTGGAAATACTGGGTTGTTTAATAAACCTAATACGGGTGTATTCAGTACCAATACAGGTGCTAATACATTTGGTACAAATACAGGCGGAAATACGGCTAATAGTACATTTGGAGGGAATACAGGTGCAAATACATTTGGAACAAATACAg GTTCTAATACATTTGGAACTAATACAGCCCCTAATGCATTTGGAGCAAATACAGGTTCTAATACATTTGCCAACAATACTGGATCTAATACATTTGCACCGAATACag GTGCCAATACATTCGGAAATGGacaaaatacatttttcagtAGCTCAGGAAATTCGCCACCAACTACCAATTTCAGTACACCATTTTCACAGCCATTTAATACAGGTTCTAATACATTTGGAATAAATACAAGTGCCGGCGGTGAAGGTGCTGGCGGTAATACGACCACTACTACAGCTAATACAGGAGCTATAAGTAGTAATCCTTTTGCACCGACTGGACAAACTTTTGCTAACAATCCTTTTGGAACTGGAACTGTAGCTGGAACTGGAACTGGAACTGGACCCTTTGGAACATCAGCTAATATTGATACCAGCTGTTATACGCCGATGGACGAACTAACGGAGGAAGAAAAGAATATCTACTCCGcggataaatttttgtttaaaaaagtaCCTCTAAGGCCGCCTAGTATTGAAATAAGATAA
- the LOC130678321 gene encoding stabilizer of axonemal microtubules 2-like, with the protein MQTNTRTCTRYFNRPVIIVPSDNIRLCKKPLNGTTTTGSSYIYHGGYRPVCNFKPKSNYVRSEAVSASDTTHKLSYQPFPIERREKLPWAQKKVYRPPETGLETFTTYSQSYIPIDGVHKEKPIKPLQNSEWLGRKYNFNGTSSYNEAFIPLPIEHVVPQIPSGNIVLSNDLMESETTSKLSYQKFNVQKRLPIKPRAKNTRYEGPMQTLTTNRIDYQPKVTSRPEIKIPRDNIRNSDKPIEGLTTSASSYLYYGPINLTQSFKPVKNYQKPVGKFDDITINKLSYRPWDPVIRENYPWAQKPKYKKPTRPIDDNSIYKISFIPPEYYCYQQCEGPSCPRLPTTSQNVMCLN; encoded by the exons atgcaAACAAATACGCGAACTTGCACGCGATATTTCAACAGGCCGGTGATTATTGTTCCTTCTGATAATATTCGGTTGtgtaaaaaaccattaaaTGGTACAACAACCACTGGAAGTTCTTATATTTATCATGGAGGTTACAGACcagtttgtaattttaaaccaAAATCAAATTACGTACGTAGTGAAGCTGTATCGGCTAGTGATACCACACATAAGCTGAGTTACCAGCCATTCCCGATAGAGAGACGAGAAAAATTACCTTGGGCTCAGAAAAAAGTTTACAG ACCGCCGGAAACAGGTTTAGAAACATTTACTACTTACTCGCAGAGTTATATTCCGATTGATGGAGTACACAAAGAAAAGCCGATTAAGCCTCTTCAGAATTCAGAATGGCTTGggagaaaatataatttcaatgGCACGAGTTCTTACAACGAAGCTTTTATTCCGTTACCAATTGAACACGTAGTGCCCCAGATTCCGAGCGGGAATATTGTTTTATCGAATGATCTTATGGAGTCTGAAACGACGAGTAAA ttGAGCTATCAAAAATTCAATGTCCAAAAAAGGCTGCCGATAAAACCTCGGGCTAAAAATACTAGATACGAAGGTCCGATGCAAACATTGACGACTAATAGAATTGATTATCAACCCAAAGTGACTTCGAGACcggaaattaaaattccaaGGGACAATATTCGTAATTCAGATAAACCAATTGAAGGATTAACAACATCAGCAAGttcttatttatattatggTCCAATTAATTTAACACAGAGTTTCAAACcggttaaaaattatcaaaa aCCAGTAGGTAAATTTGATGacattacaataaataagtTATCATACCGACCATGGGATCCAGTAATTAGAGAAAATTATCCATGGGCACAAAAACCAAAGTACAAAAAACCAACGCGACCAATCGACGATAATTCGATCTacaaaataagttttattcCTCCTGAATACTATTGTTACCAACAATGTGAGGGTCCTTCATGTCCAAGGCTTCCAACTACTTCACAAAATGTCATGTgtctaaattaa